In Gemmatimonadota bacterium, the following proteins share a genomic window:
- a CDS encoding tyrosine-type recombinase/integrase: protein MMARTKKDQSSYSAGERGRNRVRIFRTLKTGKIQMEWREDGRRVTRSLKHDDWGAAKRQADEFAVSYVEPDAESAPEPEPEPEPLTLGELFDIYGEEVTPTKSRRTRQHDAVAIEMFKRFFRADRDPLTLSYRDAARFVRERTSGRVGPSGEPAGARTTERDLRFLFAVLNWATTAGDGRGGVLLERNPLKGFRPPKEKNPLRVVLTDDEYGALLRVADQVGWRFRVALILAHETGHRIGAIRQLRWSDIDLDSGNIRWRAEHEKTGYEHVTPMTMDARTALEEARRRNPGIGDAPILPAPRTPSSPVSRYVMRDSWKEAEELAGLERKRGRGWHSLRRKFATDLMHKPLKVLCQLGGWKSPQTILICYQQPNEEALREALSDRRRVANSGS from the coding sequence ATGATGGCACGCACGAAGAAGGACCAGTCGAGTTACTCGGCTGGCGAACGAGGCCGGAATCGCGTGAGGATCTTCCGCACGCTGAAGACCGGCAAGATCCAGATGGAGTGGCGAGAAGACGGGCGCCGGGTCACCCGGTCGTTGAAGCACGACGACTGGGGTGCGGCCAAGCGACAGGCAGACGAGTTCGCAGTGAGCTACGTCGAGCCCGATGCGGAGTCGGCACCGGAGCCGGAGCCCGAACCCGAGCCGCTCACGCTGGGCGAGCTGTTTGACATCTACGGTGAGGAGGTGACGCCCACTAAGAGCCGCCGAACGCGGCAGCACGATGCCGTCGCCATAGAGATGTTCAAGAGGTTCTTCCGGGCGGATCGCGATCCATTGACGCTGTCCTACCGGGACGCCGCGCGATTCGTGAGGGAGCGAACGTCGGGTCGGGTCGGACCAAGCGGAGAGCCGGCGGGTGCTCGCACGACCGAGAGGGATCTTCGATTCCTCTTCGCAGTGCTGAACTGGGCGACAACTGCGGGTGACGGTCGGGGCGGCGTACTCCTGGAGCGGAATCCTCTGAAGGGATTCAGACCGCCGAAGGAGAAGAACCCACTGCGAGTTGTGCTCACGGACGACGAGTACGGGGCATTGCTACGCGTGGCCGACCAGGTTGGTTGGCGTTTCCGGGTGGCGCTGATCCTCGCACACGAGACTGGTCACCGCATCGGTGCGATCCGTCAGCTCCGATGGTCGGACATCGACCTGGACAGTGGCAACATTCGCTGGCGGGCAGAGCATGAGAAGACCGGCTACGAGCACGTCACTCCAATGACGATGGACGCCAGAACGGCTCTAGAGGAAGCTCGACGCCGGAATCCGGGGATCGGTGATGCTCCGATTCTCCCAGCGCCGAGGACTCCAAGCAGCCCGGTCTCTCGCTACGTAATGAGAGACTCGTGGAAGGAGGCAGAGGAACTCGCGGGGCTGGAGCGAAAGCGTGGTCGTGGATGGCACTCGCTGCGACGGAAGTTTGCCACAGACCTCATGCACAAGCCCCTGAAGGTCCTATGCCAGCTTGGTGGCTGGAAGAGCCCACAAACGATCCTGATCTGCTATCAGCAACCAAACGAAGAGGCGCTACGGGAAGCCCTGTCGGACCGACGTAGGGTCGCGAACAGCGGGAGTTGA
- a CDS encoding RES family NAD+ phosphorylase: protein MLTGWRLVKRRYADRAFDGEGARLHGGRWNSAGRPVVYVSESRALATLEILAGLRSPAVIPAYVLIKLEFEEGVVTEVEERRLAAEWMASPPGHATQSVGDRWFDAMTSAVLKVPSALVPGEFNFLINPLHPDFRTLKIGSPEQLYLDPRILPH from the coding sequence GTGCTCACCGGTTGGCGCCTCGTCAAGCGCCGCTACGCGGATCGTGCGTTCGACGGAGAAGGGGCCCGGCTGCATGGTGGTCGGTGGAACAGCGCGGGGCGCCCGGTCGTCTACGTCTCAGAGTCCCGGGCCTTGGCCACCCTAGAGATCCTAGCCGGCCTGCGAAGTCCCGCGGTGATCCCCGCCTACGTCCTCATCAAGTTGGAGTTCGAAGAAGGCGTGGTGACCGAAGTCGAGGAGCGGAGGCTCGCCGCCGAATGGATGGCGAGTCCGCCGGGACACGCCACGCAGAGCGTCGGGGATCGGTGGTTCGACGCCATGACGTCAGCCGTGCTCAAAGTCCCGAGCGCTCTGGTCCCAGGAGAGTTCAACTTCCTGATCAACCCGCTTCACCCGGACTTCCGAACGCTGAAGATCGGAAGCCCCGAGCAGCTCTACCTTGATCCACGAATCCTACCTCACTGA
- a CDS encoding DUF2384 domain-containing protein, with the protein MTATPRLAHVERCRESLTDVGTPREHFYVALLGLSTYETSELHGRVELGLSYEALEKLRRVLDLPMSRFAALIRIAPRTLARRKDAKRLRPDESDRLLRLARIVGLALQLFEGGLTEARSWLLAPHPALGNKVPVEFAMTGVGAREVEALIGRLEHGIPL; encoded by the coding sequence ATGACCGCGACCCCAAGACTTGCACACGTAGAGCGCTGCAGGGAGAGTCTCACCGACGTTGGCACGCCCCGGGAGCACTTCTATGTCGCGCTCCTAGGGTTGAGCACCTACGAAACGAGTGAGCTCCACGGCAGGGTTGAACTGGGCCTCTCGTACGAGGCGCTCGAGAAGCTTCGCCGCGTCCTAGACCTGCCCATGTCTCGTTTCGCCGCGCTGATTCGCATCGCTCCGCGTACCCTCGCGCGACGAAAGGACGCCAAGAGGCTGCGGCCGGACGAATCGGACCGCTTGCTTCGGCTCGCGAGGATCGTGGGACTGGCCCTTCAGCTCTTTGAGGGAGGCCTCACCGAGGCGCGGTCTTGGCTCCTTGCGCCTCATCCCGCGTTGGGCAATAAGGTGCCCGTCGAATTCGCAATGACCGGTGTCGGAGCGCGCGAGGTGGAGGCGTTGATCGGCAGGCTGGAGCACGGAATCCCGCTCTAG
- a CDS encoding carboxypeptidase-like regulatory domain-containing protein has translation MRVPDLLICVSVTALWAAAAPLHAQEDTGESVDSITVRGEVLSTFDGRPLSGVLVALHDLWKVTRTDELGYFEIPNVPLGPHELGVYALGYLTLEQYIDFFPDEVLAVKLDVAPIQIEGIQVAVLGNTILEYRSFGTRYDFIGGDLLEEYKRKYGYITDMIRARFPGVRVHDMTGTGQTLCVLSTRETSSLAEGSGCAYMLIDGLQATGEEVAQLNPEFVASIRYVTRMEGRLVYGALGENGVLLIETVSGKARR, from the coding sequence ATGCGTGTCCCTGATCTGCTCATCTGCGTAAGCGTGACGGCCCTCTGGGCGGCCGCGGCCCCACTCCACGCCCAGGAGGATACGGGCGAGTCGGTCGACTCGATCACGGTGCGCGGGGAGGTGCTCTCCACATTCGACGGGCGTCCGCTCTCGGGCGTCCTAGTGGCACTCCACGATCTCTGGAAAGTCACGCGCACCGACGAGCTCGGATACTTCGAGATCCCGAACGTGCCCCTTGGACCGCACGAACTCGGTGTGTATGCGCTGGGCTACCTTACTCTGGAGCAGTACATCGACTTCTTCCCGGACGAAGTCCTCGCGGTGAAGCTCGATGTCGCTCCGATTCAGATCGAAGGCATCCAGGTTGCGGTATTGGGGAACACCATACTGGAGTATCGCTCCTTCGGGACGCGGTACGACTTCATCGGTGGCGACCTTCTGGAGGAGTACAAGCGGAAGTACGGCTACATCACCGACATGATCCGTGCCCGCTTTCCTGGCGTCCGTGTGCACGACATGACCGGGACCGGACAAACGCTGTGTGTGCTGAGCACCCGGGAGACCAGCTCGCTGGCCGAAGGTTCGGGTTGCGCCTACATGCTTATCGACGGTCTCCAAGCGACCGGAGAGGAGGTGGCGCAACTCAATCCAGAGTTCGTGGCGTCGATCCGGTACGTCACGCGAATGGAGGGCCGCCTCGTCTATGGAGCCCTGGGTGAGAACGGCGTCCTGTTGATCGAGACCGTGTCGGGAAAGGCTCGGCGGTAG
- a CDS encoding aminotransferase class V-fold PLP-dependent enzyme, with protein sequence MTHPNRRSFLRHALGAGALLASTPSRLPAALRPSLPPRNAGTALDEAYWGMVKESFPLAPGLVLMNAANLCPSPFVVQEAVFAWTRDVDADASFQNRAKFGALREASREAVARHIGADPDEIALTRNTSEGNNTVASGVDLSPGDEVLLWDQNHPTNSTSWDERAARDGFEVRRISTPPLPDSPGVLIDAFRSALTGRTKVLAFSHVSNATGVRVPAAELCAIARSQGVLTLVDGAQSCGALKIDVHEIGCDFYTASTHKWLMGPKEAGVLYVRADAIERLRAADVGVGWSRALEGGARKYESLGQRDDGCVAAIATTIEFHERIGAEAIEARILEITGALKAGLRERIPTVEFHTPMRDEMSSGVMVFRVPGVDSGAAYQALYEEHKVAAAGRGGEFEGIRLSPHVYNTLADVEYALDAITAVMA encoded by the coding sequence ATGACGCATCCCAATCGCCGCAGCTTTCTCCGTCATGCGCTCGGCGCAGGCGCGCTACTCGCCTCCACACCTTCCAGGTTACCGGCGGCTTTGCGACCATCTCTTCCGCCACGCAACGCGGGAACTGCGCTCGACGAAGCGTACTGGGGCATGGTCAAGGAGAGCTTTCCGCTGGCGCCTGGCCTCGTGCTGATGAACGCGGCCAACCTGTGTCCGTCACCCTTTGTCGTGCAGGAAGCGGTCTTCGCTTGGACGCGCGACGTCGACGCTGACGCCTCCTTCCAGAACCGAGCCAAGTTCGGAGCGCTGCGGGAGGCGAGCCGAGAGGCGGTAGCCCGCCATATCGGGGCCGATCCCGACGAGATCGCGCTGACGAGGAATACGTCGGAAGGCAACAACACGGTGGCTTCCGGCGTCGACCTCAGCCCCGGTGACGAAGTGCTTCTGTGGGATCAGAACCATCCTACGAACTCCACGTCGTGGGATGAGCGGGCCGCGCGGGACGGCTTCGAGGTCCGTCGCATATCCACGCCTCCCCTACCCGACTCCCCGGGAGTGCTGATCGACGCGTTCCGAAGCGCGCTTACCGGCCGCACCAAAGTGCTCGCGTTCAGCCACGTGTCCAACGCGACGGGCGTTCGCGTACCCGCCGCCGAGCTGTGTGCGATCGCTCGGTCCCAGGGGGTCCTCACGCTCGTCGACGGCGCCCAGTCGTGCGGCGCCCTCAAGATCGACGTGCACGAAATCGGGTGTGACTTCTATACTGCGAGCACCCACAAGTGGCTCATGGGACCCAAGGAGGCGGGGGTCCTGTACGTCCGGGCCGATGCCATCGAGCGCCTCCGGGCCGCCGACGTGGGAGTCGGATGGTCGCGGGCGCTCGAGGGCGGGGCTCGGAAGTACGAGTCGCTCGGGCAGCGCGACGACGGCTGTGTGGCGGCGATCGCGACGACGATCGAGTTCCATGAGAGGATAGGAGCCGAGGCGATCGAGGCGCGTATCCTCGAGATCACGGGCGCCCTCAAGGCAGGTTTGAGAGAGCGCATCCCGACCGTGGAGTTCCACACACCGATGCGCGATGAGATGAGCTCGGGCGTGATGGTGTTCCGGGTGCCCGGGGTGGATTCGGGGGCCGCGTACCAGGCGCTCTACGAAGAGCACAAGGTCGCCGCGGCGGGCAGGGGAGGAGAGTTCGAGGGAATTCGGCTCTCACCGCATGTCTACAACACGCTCGCAGACGTCGAGTACGCGCTGGACGCGATCACGGCCGTGATGGCCTGA